From Sphaeramia orbicularis chromosome 21, fSphaOr1.1, whole genome shotgun sequence:
ttaacaaaAGAAAGGTGAAGCTACAAAAGGAAAAGCAGTGTCAGATGTGTAGAGTCAGACAGGAGAAACTGTCCACAATACCATTGTATTGAATTTTCACCAAAATCGCTTCACAAGATTCACCTGGTTTGTGTTTgcggtatttagtgtgacctccctttgtacttaattttgttgtgacatgagatgtatgtcattcattttctgatgttttataccaggtttcattcaacacatgacaGATGACTCTGTTtttgctgtttcttgtcatggggtcaggcgTCACACTGAAATGTGATTTTAACCCTTAGAAACCATTTAATtcaggtttttgtgtgtctttttgggCTGTCcacatattttcttgttgtatacaaaGAAAAGGGAATGAGAAATAactatgtatgctcatttcaaccctgcaaaccaacaaagctaaaggtggccttaGGCTTTTGCACAAGACTGTATGTATCTCTGAAAAGCTGAGCTGAGGAACTTTTACCAGACTTTTTAAGCATAGGAGTtcaaaagttattgaacattttgacATACATTTAACAAAGTACTGGACTTAAAGACAACTTTGAGGTTCTAGTACTTCACCACAAGTTTTATTTTTGGTCTGTACACTTTAGATGTAAATGTCCTTTTTGCTCAACTGCATTTACTACGATCAATTTTCACCAGCTACTCAGGCATCATCAGTGTGTAATTTGATTTGCTAAATGTATGTGATGTGCATTTTCCCATCATTTTGATCATTacaatatttttaaatatatatatatatatatatatatatatatatatatatatatatatatatatatatatataacatgtatattgcaaaaatatcctcACAACTGACTGTATGTGaagtaaacgtaaacatttttctgtaccataaaATCAAGCACAACATAACTTTGGTTAAACAGTATTGAAGAGATCTAAAGTATGACTTAGTGAATGTATAATTCATAGAAAAATGTTGTAGAGAACTTatcagtttttacttttttcctaATTTGACTTTAGAGGCTGTGGAAAGACAATATACCAATTGAGTGCTGAGCCTTTGTGTAACAATGATAGGAAAAATTTACATATGAAATCAGCTCAAATGATTATGTATTATTGTGGATTACGTTTACCAGAAGTGCAGGAGTGTATACAGTTATTAAAATGAGCCATTACCAGCAGCATTACAGATGAACACATTAATGCACTACAATTACAATCCAGTATTATCTAttcattttgcacttcttttcaTAGTCAATGTTAAAGTATAATTTAACGCTACTGCTTTTGTATTTACTTTAGTAGGGTTATGACTTGTAACTATACTTCTACACTGTGGTATTTCTACTTAAAAAAATCTGAGTGTGCCTGTTATCCACATCTTCAATGGTTAACTATTCATTGTACCAATAGTAATTGGAGATATGCCTCTCTGCTTGATATAAATAGAAAACATACACACCTGAGTGTAAATGAGATATTGCTGGTCTCAATATTGACCAATATGTTTGAATTCATTGTATTCCAGAAAAATACAACTGATAATAAAAATGAGTATTGTTAGTGCCTAAAACAGTTCACCACACAGTTGCAAGAAAACCAAAATAGAATATCTGGAAAACAATAATAGgagatttatttacatatttttaagaGGACAAATGTGCAACATTTCTCTTAACCcacgtcacaaaaaaaaaaacaacttgtaaaaactaaggctttaatttttttttctctgcctaATTGTTGCATAATGTATGGTATGGTCATATGGTTATAGCTGCACTATGTTTGACTCCTGTCCTACTCTAGCACTGCAGGATATGATGTGTGTTTAACGGTGTGGACATCAATGACGACAGTTAGCTTAAACATGCTTGGTCATCATTGTCCCCTCTTTACACAAACAGGAAATGTTAATTTAATAACAGTATAGATCTAAGTAGTGACTCATAAATAAGATTAAGATACAGTACATTCAAAGTAACTTATTATGTTTCAGTGCTGTCTTGGCATCAGTTAACTACCTAGTGCTTCAGTAAAAGGAAATTAAGTGTACTGTTACTGGAGTTCTTGGTCTGTAGTCAAGATGAGTGTAGGCCACATATCTCTACATCAGTCACAGTCAGTTTATATACACCCACTAGTGTCTTTTCTGTGCAGGATCTCAGACTCGCCTGCAGTGTTTTCCACAGTTCTTTGTTCATCTGACTGTTTGTCTACAGCCTTGTTTAGAGGGGAGTTGGACTTTGCTTTTGTGTTTGGTGAGGATGGCTGTGGTGTTTCTGTTCTATCACTCATTCCGTCTTCAGCTTCCTCTTCCCTCTGCTGCACAGAGGAGAGGTACTGCTCCAGCAGGCTGCAGTCTGAGCTGTCCACGCCATCACCTCCATGGGCGGGGCTCAGGGCACGCACGGTTTTCAAAGAGTCTGCAGTGCCGCTGCTTAGGAAGCTGTCCTCTTGCGCACCCTGCTGCTCAGTGGACGACTGGAAACCGGAGTCTGGGAAGGAGACGTCAGTACTTGCTGGGTTTGTGGTACTGGATGCAACAGCCACTGCAACCTCATGTGATCTCAAAGGTGAGATCTGAGGGGGTCGGCTAATGGTAGCTAGCTGCTGCTCCACAGACTGTTTCCACTGCTGCATAGACTGGAGCTAGAAGAAGAGCAGAGGACGTTTGTAAAATCTACTCAGCAGCCATTTCATTCTGAGAAGTCAAAGGTCGTATATAAAGGTGGATGATCTAACAGCTCCCcaaaaaaaatgaagtgaaaacatCACTCTTCTGCAGCTTGTCACGGCACAGATCATGAAGTATAGTTATCAATGCACACAGACACCCAAATACTTTTCAAAAAAGTTGATTTGTTTCATCTGGCTCATCTGTGTTAATTTTAATTatcattttcattagttttttatGTTATGTCATGCTACAAAAATCTATCAAATGCAACACAAACATTCCCTTTTCCAATAAAGCAGTGTTGTCATCCACCTTTAGTCTATATAACAAATCAGAAACACTTTTAGGAATTATAACCTTCCAAAAGCTGTTTTAATGGAAAGGAAAGAATCAGGAGACCACTATATAATGTATAACCCCAAAATAGCAGTGCTGAAGTGAATGTGCTGACCTGTTTCCACAAAAACTTCACAGCTTCCTCCTGAACCATCCTTTGTAACCTTTCTTCCTCATACTGCTGCTGCACCCTGCAAGAAAACCACACTTTTTATAGATTCTGCTTGTGATTATTGCAAAGCATGTGTGTGATTATTTCTCCCAGTAGAGTAACATAACATAAAGTTATTTCATGCTGGTGGTCAGTCAATCACCTGTCCAGCTTTTCAGAGAGGAAGACAATGTGGTCTTGCATCCTCCGCAGCCGGATTTCACTGCGCACCTCTCTGGCCATGGGGTGGTGACATCGAGTATACTGACCCCTCCACCATGACTGTATTATAACTGCTGCTGTCTCTGCCTTATCTAAATTCGAGTTTGTGACAGAGTTAACAGCTTCTTCCTGCTTGGGAGCTTCACTTCTCTCTGCTATTTCACCCTCAGATGATGTTTCGATTTCATTTTGCAGTGTGCAAACTCTAACTGCACTACTGCTATGAAGACCTGCAGCAGAAATGACCTCTTGCTCCAAAGTCACCCTGTTTTGTTTATCTGATGAAGGTGAAAAATCTTCTTTCTGAGTGTTgtgcttcttcttctgtggtgggcACTTCGGAGCCAAAGAATCTGGTTCAAATGTTTCCGTCTCATCCTCGCTGTCAGAGTGGCCTGGTTGTGGCTCGATGTCAGATGTGAAGGGGATAAAGGTGGACCCTGATGAAAGCATACTGCTACTGAGTTTGTCCTCATCTGTCTGCACATCCTCCAAATACATGTGCTCCTCTCCAAGTCTTGGGCTATGAATCACTGGTAGTGATGTTTGTGATCCATCGCAGCTCACCCAGGTATTGAACTGCACAACTGGTTCTataaacacaccaaacagacaaacaaaatcaCCAAAACAACTCTCCTTCACATGTTCTGTTGAAAAGCAAGGATTTCTTAGACAGATGCACAGTGTCATGTCACTAAAGCAGAATATAAATATCACACTAGGAATTAGGTTTAATTCTAAGATAAGGAAAGTGTTCCACAGGAGGATAAAAATGGCTTCTTACCTTTATCCTGGGCCGACTGAGCAGCAGCTGATGCAGGTGCTGTGGTTTTCTTCATCTCTCTAGCTCCCTCTTGTGAGGCTACATGTGATGGACTGTGTTTTTCCACATCCAATTGGGTTGGACGAGGAGGGCTGGGACAACCTCCCCGGCTCTCCTCCAACAGTTGCTTCTGGTGAAACCTGAGAGGCAACAATGTCAGTACAAGCTTGAGGTCATCCAGCTTAATATTTTCCACTAACAGGAATGTACAGAGGGATCACATTTCCAGAAGGTAACGGCTGATAGAACAGTGTCATGCTTTGATGCTGCAATCAGAGTGTGAACTATAGGGGCACTTGAACCCCACTGAATTCATGATGAGTGAAAGTGTAGAGGGTGGGGGGATTCATTATTTTGGTAGATACAACATTTAGATTTTTGGCTTGGGTTTGGATTTGCTTTTAGCATttcttaaagacaaaaaaatattttcagcaATTATGCTACTATCCATACTGAAACAGACGTAGGCTCTCTACTTGTCTGAGTTTCTGAAAGACACACTGCAAGTAGAGGTGGCTACTTATTTTCTTATGAATAGGAATTACAACAAAACCTAAAAAATAAGCGCCTTCTAAATGTTGCATCTTGACcacaaaaaacatgaagaaaaaaaaaaacaaagaaaaaaaaacaaccaaactccCTCCTAAAAGTGATGACACTGTTCACACAGACAACAATACTGCAATGTATTTGAAGTTTTCACAATAATACCTTTGCTTACTCAGGATCTTCTCCAGCTTGGCATCTTCAGCTGTCTCCAGAGCCGGCGATGACGTCAGAGGGCAAACAGTAGCCAGGTATTGAACCAGCTGAACATGCTGCCCCGGCCGATATGACCGTCCTTTACCCTGACTGTACAGCCACTCTGCTTTGAGACTATAATTGTAACAAATACATAGAAGACAATTTATGATAAGTCTCATGGAGTTATTTTAATTTACAAACtaacagaaaagaaatatacaGACCCTTCTTTCTGTGACACTACATAACCATCCAGGACCTTAAGACTTAAGCTCCAACTCATGATGTATGGTCGATAATCAAATCCTGGTAATGAGGGTGTAGCCATAACACAAGGATTGCTCATTATGGACAGTTGCTCCAACTCATGTAGAGGTGCTAGGTAAGACACCTACAGAAtggccagaaaaaaaaatcataataagcTTCTATAAAACTTAACCCGAGATTAGTGCTGCAAGAAAATTTATATTTACCTCATTTAGATCCCTAATCTCATTTTCTGCCAGGGAGAGAATGGATAAATGTGCAGGTAGGTGCGCAGGAACTGTACGAAGTGTTGTAATGCTATTTCCATGTAGTAAAAGTGTCTGCaaaattaaaatcaaattagttaaaaatacaaaaagagacaattttgcaaaaaaaaaaaaaaaaaaaaaaatctccccacTTTGTATATTTATAAACCAAGTTTGTACCCCAGATCCCCATGCATTCACCTTTAATGCCACCAGTTTAGTCAAATCACCAATGACAGATATGTTGTTGTCTGACAGATCCAGGTGTTGAAGGGAAACACAGTTGTTTAGCTGTTCAATGACCTGCGTAAAATAGTGCAAACAGGTAAAATGCATCATATGTAAAGTGAAAAAGAATAAAGCCACCTGAAATAGTACATGAGAATATTTCTTCTCCTCACCTTTATATTGTTACCAGACAGGTTGAGCCATTTGAGGTGAGGCATATCTCTTAGTCCTTCAATATAACCAATACTATTATTGGGAAGATTGAGGACTCTTAACTCTGTAAGCCGAGATACACCCATCATTCTTACCAAGCGGTTACTGGCCACAGAAAGCTAGAGGGGAAAACACCACAAAATATATTCAAGGATGCAGCACACAGTTATACAGGTTATACACCACATCACCTGTAACAATGGTATAAACCTGTAAGTAAAGtgaacacaacagaaaaaaatagtcCACCTGCTGGAGGCCTGGATTCCTTTCCATATGATCCAGCTTCATTATGTGGTTTCGGTCCAGGATGAGGGTGTGAGTGTCCTCAGAGCAGGTGAAGTTGGGATCCAGTTTTTGCAAA
This genomic window contains:
- the cep97 gene encoding centrosomal protein of 97 kDa isoform X1; its protein translation is MGVSDLQFDTNAGPVVDLSAQGLQKLDPNFTCSEDTHTLILDRNHIMKLDHMERNPGLQQLSVASNRLVRMMGVSRLTELRVLNLPNNSIGYIEGLRDMPHLKWLNLSGNNIKVIEQLNNCVSLQHLDLSDNNISVIGDLTKLVALKTLLLHGNSITTLRTVPAHLPAHLSILSLAENEIRDLNEVSYLAPLHELEQLSIMSNPCVMATPSLPGFDYRPYIMSWSLSLKVLDGYVVSQKEGLKAEWLYSQGKGRSYRPGQHVQLVQYLATVCPLTSSPALETAEDAKLEKILSKQRFHQKQLLEESRGGCPSPPRPTQLDVEKHSPSHVASQEGAREMKKTTAPASAAAQSAQDKEHVKEPVVQFNTWVSCDGSQTSLPVIHSPRLGEEHMYLEDVQTDEDKLSSSMLSSGSTFIPFTSDIEPQPGHSDSEDETETFEPDSLAPKCPPQKKKHNTQKEDFSPSSDKQNRVTLEQEVISAAGLHSSSAVRVCTLQNEIETSSEGEIAERSEAPKQEEAVNSVTNSNLDKAETAAVIIQSWWRGQYTRCHHPMAREVRSEIRLRRMQDHIVFLSEKLDRVQQQYEEERLQRMVQEEAVKFLWKQLQSMQQWKQSVEQQLATISRPPQISPLRSHEVAVAVASSTTNPASTDVSFPDSGFQSSTEQQGAQEDSFLSSGTADSLKTVRALSPAHGGDGVDSSDCSLLEQYLSSVQQREEEAEDGMSDRTETPQPSSPNTKAKSNSPLNKAVDKQSDEQRTVENTAGESEILHRKDTSGCI
- the cep97 gene encoding centrosomal protein of 97 kDa isoform X2, whose product is MGVSDLQFDTNAGPVVDLSAQGLQKLDPNFTCSEDTHTLILDRNHIMKLDHMERNPGLQQLSVASNRLVRMMGVSRLTELRVLNLPNNSIGYIEGLRDMPHLKWLNLSGNNIKVIEQLNNCVSLQHLDLSDNNISVIGDLTKLVALKTLLLHGNSITTLRTVPAHLPAHLSILSLAENEIRDLNEVSYLAPLHELEQLSIMSNPCVMATPSLPGFDYRPYIMSWSLSLKVLDGYVVSQKEGLKAEWLYSQGKGRSYRPGQHVQLVQYLATVCPLTSSPALETAEDAKLEKILSKQRFHQKQLLEESRGGCPSPPRPTQLDVEKHSPSHVASQEGAREMKKTTAPASAAAQSAQDKEPVVQFNTWVSCDGSQTSLPVIHSPRLGEEHMYLEDVQTDEDKLSSSMLSSGSTFIPFTSDIEPQPGHSDSEDETETFEPDSLAPKCPPQKKKHNTQKEDFSPSSDKQNRVTLEQEVISAAGLHSSSAVRVCTLQNEIETSSEGEIAERSEAPKQEEAVNSVTNSNLDKAETAAVIIQSWWRGQYTRCHHPMAREVRSEIRLRRMQDHIVFLSEKLDRVQQQYEEERLQRMVQEEAVKFLWKQLQSMQQWKQSVEQQLATISRPPQISPLRSHEVAVAVASSTTNPASTDVSFPDSGFQSSTEQQGAQEDSFLSSGTADSLKTVRALSPAHGGDGVDSSDCSLLEQYLSSVQQREEEAEDGMSDRTETPQPSSPNTKAKSNSPLNKAVDKQSDEQRTVENTAGESEILHRKDTSGCI